One window of the Amycolatopsis mediterranei genome contains the following:
- the uvrA gene encoding excinuclease ABC subunit UvrA, with product MADRLVVRGAREHNLRGVDLDLPRDSLIVFTGLSGSGKSSLAFDTIFAEGQRRYVESLSAYARQFLGQMDKPDVDFIEGLSPAVSIDQKSTSRNPRSTVGTITEVYDYLRLLYARAGKAHCPTCGEPISKQTPQQIVDQVLEMDEGVRFQVLAPVVRGRKGEYVDLFENLQQQGYARVVVDGTMHPLTDPPKLKKQEKHQIGVVIDRLSVKSSSRQRLTDSVETALRLADGLIELEFVDLPENDPHRIRGFSENLACPNGHPLAIEDLEPRSFSFNSPYGACPECTGIGIRKEVDPELVVPDDELSLAEGAIAPWSGGQSADYFIRLLESLSETIGFRMDTPWRRLPARAQKAVLHGVDEQVHVRYKNRYGRQRSYYAAFEGVIPFLERRQEQTESEYMRERYEGYMREVPCPACQGTRLKPEILAVTLAHKTRGDMSIAEVCALSIAEASQFLDELELGQREAMIAGAVLKEIQARLRFLLDVGLTYLSLDRASATLSGGEAQRIRLATQIGSGLVGVLYVLDEPSIGLHQRDNHRLIETLTRLRNLGNTLIVVEHDEDTIRSSDWVVDIGPGAGEHGGHIVHSGPYKKLLKSKDSLTGQYLSGRRKIEVPAIRRPIDKKRQLTVVGAREHNLRGLDVSFPLGCLVSVTGVSGSGKSTLVNDILATVLANKLNGARQVPGRHTRVNGLNNVDKLVRVDQSPIGRTPRSNPATYTGVWDHVRKLFAATTEAKVRGYQQGRFSFNVKGGRCEACAGDGTIKIEMNFLPDVYVPCEVCKGARYNRETLEVHYKGKTVSDVLDMPIEEAAEFFEPIKAIHRHLQTLVDVGLGYVRLGQPAPTLSGGEAQRVKLASELQKRSTGKTVYILDEPTTGLHFEDINKLIGVINGLVDKGNSVIVIEHNLDVIKTSDWIIDMGPEGGSGGGQIVAEGTPEHVAEVEGSYTGEFLRTVLTPAE from the coding sequence GTGGCTGATCGCCTCGTTGTTCGCGGTGCCCGCGAGCACAACCTTCGCGGCGTGGATCTCGACCTGCCCCGCGACAGCCTGATCGTGTTCACCGGCCTGTCCGGGTCGGGGAAGTCGAGCCTCGCCTTCGACACCATCTTCGCCGAAGGGCAGCGGCGCTACGTCGAGTCGCTCTCGGCCTACGCCCGCCAGTTCCTCGGGCAGATGGACAAGCCGGACGTCGACTTCATCGAGGGCCTCTCGCCCGCGGTGTCGATCGACCAGAAGTCGACCTCGCGCAACCCGCGTTCGACCGTGGGCACGATCACCGAGGTCTACGACTACCTGCGCCTGCTCTACGCCCGCGCCGGCAAGGCGCACTGCCCCACGTGCGGCGAGCCGATCAGCAAGCAGACCCCGCAGCAGATCGTCGACCAGGTGCTGGAGATGGACGAAGGCGTCCGCTTCCAGGTGCTCGCGCCGGTGGTGCGCGGGCGCAAGGGCGAGTACGTCGACCTGTTCGAGAACCTGCAGCAGCAGGGCTACGCGCGCGTGGTCGTCGACGGCACGATGCACCCGCTCACCGATCCGCCGAAGCTGAAGAAGCAGGAAAAGCACCAGATCGGCGTGGTCATCGACCGGCTGAGCGTGAAGTCGTCTTCGCGCCAGCGGCTCACCGACTCGGTCGAGACGGCGCTGCGGCTGGCCGACGGGCTGATCGAGCTCGAGTTCGTCGACCTGCCGGAGAACGACCCGCACCGGATCCGCGGCTTCTCCGAGAACCTGGCCTGTCCCAACGGCCACCCGCTGGCCATCGAGGACCTCGAGCCCCGCTCGTTCTCCTTCAACTCGCCCTACGGCGCCTGCCCCGAGTGCACCGGCATCGGCATCCGCAAGGAGGTCGACCCGGAGCTGGTGGTCCCGGACGACGAGCTGTCGCTGGCCGAGGGCGCGATCGCGCCGTGGTCGGGCGGCCAGAGCGCCGACTACTTCATCCGCCTGCTCGAGTCGCTGTCGGAGACCATCGGCTTCCGCATGGATACGCCGTGGCGGCGGCTGCCGGCGCGCGCCCAGAAGGCGGTGCTGCACGGCGTCGACGAGCAGGTCCACGTCCGCTACAAGAACCGCTACGGCCGCCAGCGCTCGTACTACGCGGCCTTCGAGGGCGTCATCCCGTTCCTCGAGCGGCGCCAGGAGCAGACCGAGTCCGAGTACATGCGCGAGCGGTACGAGGGCTACATGCGCGAGGTGCCGTGCCCGGCCTGCCAGGGCACCCGGCTCAAGCCGGAGATCCTCGCGGTGACGCTGGCGCACAAGACCCGCGGTGACATGTCCATCGCCGAGGTCTGCGCGCTGTCCATCGCGGAGGCGTCGCAGTTCCTCGACGAGCTGGAGCTGGGGCAGCGCGAGGCGATGATCGCCGGTGCGGTGCTCAAGGAGATCCAGGCCCGCCTGCGCTTCCTCCTGGACGTCGGCTTGACGTACCTCTCGCTCGACCGCGCGTCGGCCACTCTCTCGGGTGGTGAAGCCCAGCGCATCCGGCTGGCGACGCAGATCGGTTCGGGCCTGGTGGGCGTGCTGTACGTGCTGGACGAGCCGTCGATCGGCCTGCACCAGCGCGACAACCACCGCCTGATCGAGACGCTGACCCGGCTGCGGAACCTCGGCAACACGCTGATCGTCGTCGAGCACGACGAGGACACCATCCGCTCCAGCGACTGGGTGGTCGACATCGGCCCGGGCGCCGGCGAGCACGGCGGCCACATCGTCCACAGTGGACCGTACAAGAAGCTGCTCAAGAGCAAGGACTCGCTGACCGGGCAGTACCTGTCCGGCCGGCGGAAGATCGAGGTGCCGGCGATCCGGCGGCCGATCGACAAGAAGCGGCAGCTGACCGTCGTCGGCGCGCGCGAGCACAACCTGCGCGGCCTCGACGTGTCGTTCCCGCTCGGCTGCCTGGTCTCGGTCACCGGCGTCTCCGGCTCGGGCAAGTCGACGCTGGTCAACGACATCCTCGCGACGGTGCTGGCGAACAAGCTCAACGGCGCCCGTCAGGTGCCGGGCCGCCACACCCGCGTGAACGGCCTGAACAACGTCGACAAGCTGGTGCGCGTCGACCAGTCGCCGATCGGGCGGACCCCGCGCTCCAACCCGGCCACCTACACCGGTGTCTGGGACCACGTCCGCAAGCTGTTCGCGGCCACGACCGAGGCCAAGGTCCGCGGCTACCAGCAGGGCCGGTTCTCGTTCAACGTCAAGGGCGGCCGCTGCGAGGCGTGCGCCGGCGACGGCACGATCAAGATCGAGATGAACTTCCTGCCGGACGTCTACGTCCCGTGCGAGGTCTGCAAGGGCGCCCGGTACAACCGGGAGACCCTCGAGGTGCACTACAAGGGCAAGACCGTCTCGGACGTGCTCGACATGCCCATCGAAGAGGCCGCGGAGTTCTTCGAGCCGATCAAGGCCATCCACCGCCACCTGCAGACGCTGGTGGACGTCGGCCTCGGCTACGTCCGGCTCGGCCAGCCGGCGCCGACGCTGTCCGGTGGTGAGGCGCAGCGCGTCAAGCTGGCCAGCGAGCTGCAGAAGCGCTCGACCGGCAAGACGGTGTACATCCTCGACGAGCCGACGACCGGCCTGCACTTCGAGGACATCAACAAGCTGATCGGCGTGATCAACGGGCTGGTCGACAAGGGCAACTCGGTGATCGTGATCGAGCACAACCTCGACGTGATCAAGACCTCCGACTGGATCATCGACATGGGCCCCGAGGGCGGCTCCGGCGGCGGCCAGATCGTCGCCGAGGGCACGCCGGAGCACGTCGCCGAGGTCGAGGGCAGCTACACGGGCGAGTTCCTGCGGACGGTGCTCACCCCCGCCGAGTAG
- a CDS encoding sigma-70 family RNA polymerase sigma factor produces MAIGGRRPKKAKGEDLIRQLYAEHGRSLLAYATRLTGDRAAAEDVVQETLVRAWKHADDLQNDGKGSVRGWLLTVARNLVTDRARARAARPQEVAEPAEGVPTPAVERDHAQGVVDSMTVLGAMDGLSNEHREVLVEIYYRGRTVAEAARTLGVAPGTVKSRSYYALRALRAAMISSGTEVAR; encoded by the coding sequence GTGGCCATAGGAGGCAGGCGGCCTAAGAAGGCCAAAGGCGAAGACCTCATTCGGCAGCTGTACGCCGAACACGGGCGAAGCCTGCTGGCCTACGCGACGAGGCTGACCGGAGATCGGGCGGCAGCCGAGGACGTGGTCCAGGAGACGCTGGTCCGGGCGTGGAAACACGCTGACGACCTGCAGAACGACGGGAAAGGCTCGGTGCGCGGCTGGTTGCTGACCGTCGCGCGCAACCTGGTCACCGACCGGGCACGGGCCCGGGCGGCCCGGCCACAAGAGGTGGCCGAACCGGCCGAAGGCGTGCCGACCCCGGCCGTCGAGCGAGACCACGCCCAAGGGGTGGTCGACTCGATGACCGTGCTCGGGGCGATGGACGGGCTGTCCAACGAGCATCGAGAGGTCCTGGTGGAGATCTACTACCGGGGACGGACGGTGGCCGAAGCGGCGAGAACACTGGGCGTCGCACCGGGTACCGTGAAATCAAGGTCTTACTACGCACTACGAGCACTCAGAGCAGCGATGATTTCGAGCGGAACGGAGGTGGCGCGATGA
- a CDS encoding anti-sigma factor family protein — protein MNSVDESHTQLGAYALGALDPGEAADFERRHLQTCAQCRFDLNELVALRDSLDEVPPEAFLDGPPEGGDLLLQKTLRRVRDEEERVAPARSGGRRGLALVAAAVLVVAALGGGVLVGRQTADPGLAAPAPAPDAPPGTKNVEGRDPTTGVQLAAAVSPFQGWVKVDVNVKGVRAGEKCLLQVVTKEGNAVTAGSWQVSEKWENQGFRLDGSALVAPDDVKSVDIVTVDGRKLVSAQV, from the coding sequence ATGAACTCGGTGGACGAGAGTCACACGCAGCTCGGCGCGTACGCCCTCGGCGCGCTCGATCCCGGGGAGGCGGCCGACTTCGAGCGGCGGCACCTGCAGACCTGCGCGCAGTGCCGGTTCGACCTGAACGAGCTCGTGGCCCTGCGCGACTCGCTCGACGAGGTACCGCCCGAGGCGTTCCTCGACGGGCCGCCCGAGGGCGGGGATCTGCTGCTGCAGAAGACCCTGCGCCGGGTGCGCGACGAGGAAGAACGCGTCGCTCCGGCCCGTTCGGGCGGACGCCGGGGCCTGGCGCTGGTCGCGGCGGCGGTGCTGGTGGTGGCCGCCCTCGGCGGCGGCGTGCTGGTGGGCCGTCAGACGGCCGATCCGGGCCTCGCGGCGCCGGCTCCGGCACCGGACGCCCCGCCCGGGACGAAGAACGTCGAAGGGCGAGATCCGACGACCGGTGTGCAGCTGGCCGCGGCCGTCAGCCCGTTCCAGGGCTGGGTCAAGGTCGACGTCAACGTGAAGGGCGTCCGCGCCGGGGAGAAGTGCCTGCTCCAGGTGGTCACCAAGGAAGGCAACGCGGTGACGGCCGGCAGCTGGCAGGTCTCGGAGAAGTGGGAGAACCAGGGCTTCCGGCTGGACGGGTCGGCGCTGGTCGCCCCCGACGACGTGAAGTCGGTCGACATCGTCACGGTGGACGGCCGGAAGCTGGTCTCGGCCCAGGTTTGA
- a CDS encoding SRPBCC family protein translates to MTGARYRFRSSWLLPGTVPERVFDVVTDLAGYPKWWSDVRAVRRVDDDTAELVCRSRLPFRIVVRMHRDHQDERTGLMRVRLSGDLDGTLAGAVRAAGAGTLLEITQDVQARKELLRRFDTVARPLFRANHALMMRRGHRGLSAYLA, encoded by the coding sequence ATGACGGGTGCGCGCTACCGGTTCCGCAGCTCGTGGCTGCTGCCGGGCACCGTGCCCGAGCGGGTGTTCGACGTGGTCACCGACCTCGCCGGCTACCCGAAGTGGTGGTCGGACGTCCGCGCGGTGCGCCGCGTGGACGACGACACCGCCGAACTTGTTTGCCGGTCCCGGCTGCCGTTCCGGATCGTCGTCCGGATGCACCGGGACCACCAGGACGAGCGCACGGGCCTGATGCGGGTCAGGCTCAGTGGCGACCTCGACGGGACCCTGGCGGGAGCGGTCCGCGCGGCGGGCGCGGGCACGCTGCTGGAGATCACCCAGGACGTCCAGGCCCGTAAGGAGTTGCTGCGGCGCTTCGACACGGTGGCCCGGCCGCTCTTCCGCGCGAACCACGCGCTGATGATGCGGCGGGGCCACCGTGGGCTTTCGGCCTACCTCGCGTGA
- a CDS encoding lipoprotein encodes MNRIGPVVASAVALVAVASLSACGDMADGAQGPQHGEPGHKMLQVGTVNGVGMVVTDADGKTLYRFDKDVSSPPTSNCDGDCTKSWLPMLAGVATPMLKGIQDTQVGTATRKDGTKQITLNGWPLYEYAGDKAAGDMNGQGANGTWFAVAPDGSKITAGGKAGGAGS; translated from the coding sequence ATGAACCGTATCGGGCCGGTGGTCGCCAGCGCGGTGGCGCTCGTCGCCGTCGCATCGTTGTCCGCCTGTGGCGACATGGCCGACGGCGCCCAAGGGCCGCAACACGGCGAGCCGGGACACAAGATGCTCCAGGTGGGCACGGTCAACGGCGTCGGCATGGTGGTCACCGACGCCGACGGCAAGACGCTCTACCGGTTCGACAAGGACGTCTCCTCGCCGCCGACGTCCAACTGCGACGGCGACTGCACGAAGTCCTGGCTGCCGATGCTGGCCGGGGTGGCCACGCCGATGCTCAAGGGCATCCAGGACACCCAGGTGGGCACCGCGACCCGCAAGGACGGCACCAAGCAGATCACGCTCAACGGCTGGCCGCTGTACGAGTACGCGGGCGACAAGGCCGCGGGCGACATGAACGGCCAGGGCGCGAACGGCACGTGGTTCGCCGTCGCGCCGGACGGCAGCAAGATCACCGCGGGTGGCAAGGCCGGCGGCGCCGGGTCCTGA
- a CDS encoding winged helix-turn-helix transcriptional regulator → MSQGNIGVPVQVTEIDPEKLDVCTVLEVINRISGKWAIGILLEAIRGPVRFTELERSVAGISRRMLTLTLRNLESDGLLVRTIYPTVPPRVEYEATPMAKELYQSLSGLLGWAEQHREDIAAARLVYDGQATG, encoded by the coding sequence ATGTCCCAGGGGAACATCGGTGTACCTGTCCAGGTCACCGAGATCGACCCGGAGAAACTCGACGTCTGCACGGTGCTGGAGGTGATCAACCGGATCAGCGGCAAGTGGGCGATCGGCATCCTCCTGGAGGCCATCCGGGGTCCGGTGCGCTTCACCGAGCTGGAACGCTCGGTCGCCGGCATCAGCCGCCGGATGCTGACCCTGACCCTGCGCAACCTCGAGAGTGACGGCCTGCTGGTCCGCACGATCTACCCGACCGTCCCGCCGCGCGTGGAGTACGAAGCCACGCCGATGGCGAAGGAGCTGTACCAGTCGCTGAGCGGCCTGCTCGGCTGGGCGGAGCAGCACCGCGAAGACATCGCCGCCGCCCGCCTCGTCTACGACGGCCAAGCCACCGGCTGA
- a CDS encoding C4-dicarboxylate transporter DctA produces the protein MPTPTPDAAPRRRDKTHYLYLAVIVAVLFGILVGFLFPGFAKGLKPLGDGFVNLIKMMISPIIFCTIVIGVGSVAKAAKVGKVGIMALVYFIVMSTFALAIGLVVGNILHPGEGLHLNPADVKSVQKSATGTDGPVDFLLHIIPKTFVSAFTEGQVLQTLLVALLVGFALQKLGPKGAPILRGVEHIQRLVFRVLAMIMWAAPIGAFGAIAAVVGATGWAALKSLAVIMIGFYVTCLVFVFVVLGLVLWLGARVNIWHLLRYLGREFLLILSTSSSESALPRLIAKMEHLGVGKSVVGITVPTGYSFNLDGTAIYLTMATLFIAAAQDEPLSLGSQIGLLVFMIIASKGAAGVSGSGIATLASGLQSHRPELVNGVGFILGIDRFMSEARALTNFAGNAVATVLIGNWTKEFDREQAERVFAGNAPFDEATLIDEERQPEPEEVAAKA, from the coding sequence GTGCCTACACCGACCCCCGACGCGGCGCCCCGCCGCCGCGACAAGACCCACTACCTGTATCTGGCCGTGATCGTCGCGGTCCTGTTCGGGATCCTGGTGGGCTTTCTCTTCCCCGGTTTCGCCAAGGGCCTGAAGCCACTGGGCGACGGGTTCGTCAACCTGATCAAGATGATGATCTCGCCGATCATCTTCTGCACGATCGTGATCGGTGTCGGCTCGGTCGCCAAGGCGGCCAAGGTCGGCAAGGTCGGCATCATGGCGCTGGTCTACTTCATCGTGATGTCGACCTTCGCGCTCGCCATCGGCCTGGTCGTCGGCAACATCCTGCACCCGGGCGAGGGGCTGCACCTCAACCCCGCCGACGTGAAGAGCGTGCAGAAGTCCGCCACCGGCACCGACGGCCCGGTCGACTTCCTGCTCCACATCATCCCGAAGACGTTCGTGTCCGCCTTCACCGAAGGCCAGGTGCTGCAGACCCTGCTCGTCGCGCTGCTCGTCGGCTTCGCGCTGCAGAAGCTGGGCCCGAAGGGCGCACCGATCCTGCGCGGCGTCGAGCACATCCAGCGGCTGGTGTTCCGGGTCCTGGCGATGATCATGTGGGCCGCGCCGATCGGCGCGTTCGGCGCGATCGCCGCGGTGGTCGGCGCGACCGGCTGGGCGGCGCTGAAGAGCCTCGCGGTCATCATGATCGGCTTCTACGTGACCTGCCTGGTGTTCGTGTTCGTCGTCCTCGGCCTGGTGCTGTGGCTCGGCGCGCGGGTGAACATCTGGCACCTGCTCCGCTACCTCGGCCGCGAGTTCCTGCTGATCCTCTCGACGTCGTCGTCGGAATCGGCGCTGCCGCGGCTGATCGCGAAGATGGAGCACCTCGGCGTCGGCAAGTCGGTCGTCGGCATCACCGTGCCCACCGGGTACTCGTTCAACCTGGACGGCACGGCGATCTACCTGACCATGGCGACGCTGTTCATCGCCGCGGCGCAGGACGAACCGTTGTCGCTCGGCTCGCAGATCGGGTTGCTCGTCTTCATGATCATCGCGTCGAAGGGCGCGGCCGGCGTCAGCGGTTCCGGCATCGCGACCCTGGCCAGCGGCCTGCAGTCGCACCGGCCGGAACTGGTGAACGGCGTCGGCTTCATCCTCGGCATCGACCGGTTCATGTCCGAGGCCCGCGCGCTGACCAACTTCGCGGGCAACGCCGTCGCGACCGTCCTCATCGGAAACTGGACGAAGGAGTTCGACCGCGAACAGGCGGAACGCGTGTTCGCCGGGAACGCCCCCTTCGACGAGGCCACGTTGATCGACGAGGAGCGGCAACCCGAACCCGAAGAAGTGGCGGCGAAAGCCTGA
- a CDS encoding acyltransferase family protein: MPTSPTPRRISWDLLRVVAVLAVVLGHVTHQGALLHPELTGYPVRVTAQFGAAILLVISAFFVCASLRKGNPGRWLWNRVARLVPAYLVAVLVTYVVTRWAAISFSGLPYPPGVTGFLFGVPQGPPANPSPWYIPTGPDLVANLGMVQEWGIRWDAFYYLDGSYWTLPVQLMAFTGAALLWPRSWRTHRLTVGLLWALILVPLTLRFAVFPPGTASPVVETFFYGLGLHRLHVFAVGVAIWLWARRRLETWHAALFVAAAVAAQDLQVFPFHVALPQDAQRWPSTIGFAALLLLVCLAARGPDWRFPGLARIAPAVTWLAGISYGLYLVHQELGYILARALLDAGLPGWLRLPVILGAAVLAGWAVTAGVERPAHRWLTTRRKPEEPQVRGAESVSVGGGS, from the coding sequence GTGCCCACCTCCCCGACGCCGCGCCGGATCAGCTGGGACCTCCTCCGGGTCGTCGCCGTCCTCGCGGTCGTCCTCGGGCACGTCACCCACCAGGGCGCCCTTCTCCACCCGGAACTCACGGGGTACCCCGTGCGGGTGACGGCGCAGTTCGGCGCCGCGATCCTGCTGGTGATCTCCGCCTTCTTCGTTTGCGCCAGCCTCCGCAAGGGCAATCCGGGCCGGTGGCTGTGGAACCGCGTCGCGCGCCTGGTGCCCGCGTACCTGGTCGCCGTCCTGGTGACGTACGTCGTGACGCGGTGGGCCGCCATCTCCTTCAGCGGCCTGCCCTACCCGCCGGGCGTCACCGGGTTCCTGTTCGGCGTGCCGCAGGGGCCGCCGGCGAACCCGTCGCCGTGGTACATCCCGACCGGGCCGGACCTGGTCGCCAACCTCGGCATGGTGCAGGAGTGGGGCATCCGCTGGGACGCCTTCTACTACCTCGACGGCTCCTACTGGACGCTGCCGGTGCAGCTGATGGCCTTCACCGGCGCGGCCCTGCTGTGGCCGCGGTCGTGGCGCACCCACCGGCTGACCGTCGGGCTGCTGTGGGCGCTGATCCTCGTCCCGCTCACCCTCCGGTTCGCCGTCTTCCCGCCGGGGACGGCGAGCCCGGTCGTCGAGACGTTCTTCTACGGCCTGGGGCTGCACCGCTTGCACGTCTTCGCCGTCGGCGTCGCGATCTGGCTGTGGGCGCGACGACGGCTGGAGACCTGGCACGCCGCGCTCTTCGTGGCCGCCGCCGTCGCGGCGCAGGACCTGCAGGTGTTCCCGTTCCACGTCGCGCTGCCGCAGGACGCGCAGCGCTGGCCGTCCACGATCGGGTTCGCCGCCCTGCTCCTGCTGGTCTGCCTGGCCGCCCGCGGCCCCGACTGGCGGTTCCCCGGACTGGCGCGGATCGCCCCGGCCGTCACGTGGCTCGCGGGCATCTCGTATGGTCTTTATCTGGTGCACCAGGAACTGGGTTACATCCTGGCCCGTGCTCTGCTCGACGCCGGCCTCCCCGGCTGGCTGCGGCTCCCCGTGATCCTCGGCGCCGCCGTGCTGGCCGGCTGGGCGGTCACCGCGGGGGTCGAACGCCCGGCCCACCGGTGGCTCACCACCCGCCGGAAGCCCGAAGAACCGCAGGTCAGAGGCGCGGAATCAGTTTCTGTCGGTGGTGGCTCGTAG
- a CDS encoding MBL fold metallo-hydrolase — protein MNIVDTYTGHVDPGGDAARRTLDALTITKLSVGPMDNNAYLLVCRESNEALLIDAASDPERISDLIGHGPDRPALRTVVTTHQHQDHWQALGAVAGANGANTAAHPLDAPPLPIPPDFLVEQGDTLTVGQVTLSVIHLRGHTPGSIALLYRDPSGHPHLFTGDSLFPCGVGKTSSPENFASLLDDVETRIFGELPDETWFYPGHGDDSTLGAERPKLTEWRERGW, from the coding sequence GTGAACATCGTGGACACCTACACCGGGCACGTCGACCCGGGCGGCGACGCCGCCCGGCGCACCCTGGACGCGCTCACCATCACCAAGCTGTCCGTCGGCCCGATGGACAACAACGCGTACCTGCTGGTGTGCCGGGAGTCGAACGAGGCGCTGCTGATCGACGCGGCGAGCGACCCCGAGCGCATCTCCGACCTGATCGGCCACGGCCCGGACCGCCCCGCGCTGCGCACGGTCGTCACCACCCACCAGCACCAGGACCACTGGCAGGCGCTGGGCGCGGTGGCGGGAGCGAACGGAGCCAACACGGCGGCCCACCCGCTGGACGCACCGCCGTTGCCGATCCCGCCGGACTTCCTGGTCGAGCAGGGGGACACGCTGACGGTGGGGCAGGTCACCCTGTCGGTGATCCACCTGCGCGGGCACACCCCGGGGTCGATCGCGCTGCTGTACCGGGATCCGAGTGGTCATCCGCACCTGTTCACCGGGGACTCGCTGTTCCCGTGCGGGGTGGGGAAGACGTCGTCGCCGGAGAACTTCGCGTCGCTGCTCGACGACGTCGAGACGCGGATCTTCGGGGAGCTGCCCGATGAGACGTGGTTCTACCCGGGCCACGGCGACGATTCGACGCTGGGCGCGGAGCGGCCGAAGCTGACGGAGTGGCGCGAACGCGGCTGGTGA
- a CDS encoding fibronectin type III domain-containing protein, translated as MPVKPLVLVVLLAAGCSGSAPAPPFTATLTTPTDIVLSWPDDGAGHRVEYANAPAGPWTTLRFLPAHATSYHHPDLIPETPFYYREQPFTGPVSTEVHTMVSGDTVTFTWADRSPDEAGFLLEIRRPGAPDYDPVEVTDPNVTTCVLSLLPGEEKSAYRLRALHYGPLSPVVHQTTGKETP; from the coding sequence GTGCCCGTCAAACCCCTCGTCCTGGTGGTACTGCTCGCCGCGGGCTGCTCCGGCTCCGCGCCGGCGCCTCCGTTCACGGCGACCCTGACCACACCCACGGACATCGTGCTGAGCTGGCCGGACGACGGTGCCGGCCACCGGGTCGAATACGCGAACGCCCCGGCCGGGCCGTGGACGACGCTGCGGTTCCTCCCGGCGCACGCGACGAGCTACCACCACCCGGACCTGATCCCGGAGACGCCGTTCTACTACCGGGAACAGCCGTTCACCGGTCCGGTCTCGACGGAGGTGCACACCATGGTTTCCGGCGACACGGTGACGTTCACCTGGGCCGACCGCTCGCCGGACGAAGCCGGGTTCCTCCTGGAGATCCGGCGCCCGGGCGCGCCGGACTACGACCCGGTCGAGGTGACCGACCCGAACGTGACGACCTGTGTGCTCTCACTCCTGCCCGGCGAGGAGAAGTCGGCCTACCGGCTCCGGGCGCTGCACTACGGCCCGCTCTCCCCGGTGGTCCACCAGACCACCGGCAAGGAGACGCCGTGA
- a CDS encoding DHA2 family efflux MFS transporter permease subunit — translation MAENHPTRSRGLALAVLCAASLMVVLDSSIVAVALPAIQADLGFTSAGLSWVFTAYLVAFGGLLLLSGRLGDLLGRRRVFLGGLGLFTVASLIAGLATDAGVLVAARFAQGVGGALASAVVLGMIVMMYPEPRARAKAIGVYSFTQAAGASIGLIAGGALTQALSWHWTFSVNLPIGVAALLLAVRVVEADRGTGLRDGLDVLGAVLVTAAVMLGVYGISASSWGALVAAVGLLAAFAVWQAKARTPLLPLRLFKIRAVAGANVVMVLMVAGMLGFQFVTALYLQQVLGLDALETGVAFLPVPLVIAVASLGFADKLAARFGPRAVLLTGLGLVIAGLLLLTRVGVDGAYFVDVLPPLLLMGLGAGAAIPALMGLAMADVPAADTGVASGLINTTQQAGAAVGTAVLAAVAASRTKSLSALDHREALAAGFRLAYGVSAGFLIAAVALGGVVLARRPPAVSTLQSRELTF, via the coding sequence ATGGCCGAGAACCACCCCACCCGCTCCCGCGGTCTCGCGTTGGCGGTGCTGTGCGCCGCCTCGCTGATGGTCGTGCTCGACAGCAGCATCGTCGCGGTGGCGCTGCCCGCGATCCAGGCCGACCTCGGCTTCACCTCCGCCGGGCTCTCCTGGGTCTTCACCGCCTACCTGGTCGCCTTCGGCGGCCTGCTGCTGCTCTCCGGACGGCTCGGCGACCTGCTCGGCCGCCGCCGCGTGTTCCTCGGCGGCCTGGGCCTGTTCACCGTCGCGTCCCTGATCGCCGGTCTGGCCACGGACGCGGGCGTCCTGGTCGCGGCCCGGTTCGCCCAGGGCGTCGGCGGCGCGCTCGCGTCGGCCGTGGTGCTCGGGATGATCGTCATGATGTACCCCGAGCCCCGGGCTCGCGCGAAGGCGATCGGCGTGTACAGCTTCACGCAGGCGGCGGGCGCGTCGATCGGGCTCATCGCGGGCGGTGCGCTGACGCAGGCGCTGAGCTGGCACTGGACGTTCTCCGTCAACCTGCCGATCGGCGTGGCGGCGCTGCTGCTGGCCGTGCGGGTGGTCGAGGCCGACCGCGGCACCGGCCTGCGGGACGGACTGGACGTGCTCGGCGCGGTTCTGGTCACCGCCGCGGTGATGCTCGGCGTGTACGGCATTTCGGCGTCGTCCTGGGGCGCGCTCGTCGCGGCCGTCGGCCTGCTGGCGGCTTTCGCGGTGTGGCAGGCGAAGGCGCGGACGCCGTTGCTGCCGCTGCGGCTGTTCAAGATCCGCGCGGTGGCCGGCGCGAACGTGGTGATGGTGCTGATGGTCGCCGGGATGCTCGGCTTCCAGTTCGTCACGGCGTTGTACCTGCAGCAGGTGCTCGGCCTCGACGCGCTGGAGACCGGCGTCGCGTTTCTCCCGGTGCCGCTGGTGATCGCGGTGGCCTCGCTGGGTTTCGCGGACAAGCTCGCGGCGCGGTTCGGCCCGCGGGCGGTGCTGCTGACCGGCTTGGGCTTGGTGATCGCGGGCCTGCTGCTCCTCACCCGCGTCGGGGTGGACGGTGCCTACTTCGTGGACGTCCTGCCGCCGCTGCTGCTGATGGGCCTCGGCGCCGGCGCGGCCATCCCGGCGCTGATGGGCCTGGCGATGGCGGACGTCCCGGCCGCGGACACGGGGGTGGCGTCGGGCCTGATCAACACGACCCAGCAGGCCGGGGCGGCGGTCGGGACGGCGGTACTGGCCGCGGTGGCCGCCTCCCGCACGAAGAGCCTGAGCGCACTGGACCACCGCGAGGCACTGGCGGCCGGATTCCGGCTGGCGTACGGGGTCAGCGCGGGCTTCCTGATCGCGGCAGTGGCGCTGGGCGGCGTGGTCCTGGCCCGCCGACCCCCGGCCGTGTCGACCCTTCAATCACGCGAGTTGACCTTCTGA